The genomic window tttggaaaCGTCTTCTACACTTTTAATGGCATCTCTGACAATACTTCtttcatttgatgattCACCGACTAACGAAACTGATCTACCTTCTCTTCCAGCTCTAGCAGTACGACCAACTctatgtaaatatatatcgTAACTTTTTGGCATATCATAATTAATGACAActtcaatttttggaatatcTAAACCTCTTGATGCTAAATCTGTACAAATCAAAACGGGAATTTCTaaacttttgaattttgtaACAGACTCGAGACGTTGCTCTTGTGTTAGAGAACCATGTAACTCCGCGACATTCATCCCTAACAAACCTAGGATAATTCTCAACTTATGGGCTGTTTCCTTTCTTGCAACGAAAACTACCATTCTCTTCTGACTGTATTCATCCAGtttttttatcaaattaaataataatgcagGTTTCAAATGATCTCTGGTACGGATACGGACAAATTCTTGAGTCAATTTAGATGCAGCCTGTTTTGGAGGATTGATCATGATTCTCACTGGTTTTTTCAATGACAAGTTAATCAATTGTTTAATCTTTGAATTCATTGTGGCAGAAAACAACATAGTTTGTCTTTTAGTAGGCAATAATTGCATAATTTCATTCAGTTCTTCTTGGAAACCTTCTTCTAACATTCTATCAGCTTCATCCATGACTAAAATTTCAACTGAGTCGACGTTGAAACTGGCAGAATTTCTAACATGGTCAATAAATCTACCAGGAGTAGCGATAACTATATCAGGTCtttgtttcaaaatctgTTCTTGCTGCCTCAAATTCAACCCACCAACAGCTAGACCGAAAGTTAATCCATTCACAAATTTACCAATTTTCTTGGCGACATCAGCAATTTGAATGGCCAATTCACGAGTTGGTGTCAAAACGATGACTCTAGTAGATGAAACTTTGGCAGGTTTAAATAATAGACGTTCGATAATTGGGATCATGAAAGCAGCTGTTTTACCTGAACCAGTAACGGCGCCAGCAATGATATCTTTACCAAGCAAAGCTATAGGAATTGTTGCACTTTGAATAGGAGATGGCTTATTATAACCTAGATTTGCCAAACCTTTCAATACGGGACGAGATAATGACAAGGTATTGAAAGATGTATGCGTTTGTTTCTTGGCATCATCACCTTCAGCTTCTGGTGCATAAAATTTGGCCACTTCTTCAGCGGTATCCTCGTCTTCTCCTTCCTCCTTCTCTTCCTCATCATTATGTATGGAgttatcttcatcagatGATTCTCGTTCTTCTTGATCGTCGTCAttgtcatcttcatcttcatcttcttcgtcaTATTGatcttctttgatttttttgGCACCCATCCCGAATCCATCCATGGCTAGCTCATCCTCaccttcatcttcatcgtaTTCTGGTTGTTTTTCGCTATTCTCGTCAacatctttaatttcttctccttcttcctcctcatcatcttcatcatcaccttCGACTCTAGCTAATTTGATCAACCCACCTTTCCTtctgataattttttcaagatcAACATCTTTTCTAATTGGTTCGtcaccattattatctcCGTTAGACATAAAATCCCAACTTTGTAAATTTGCATTTTTGGCGAACTCGTCGTCATTATCTAAgttaaattggaaattttcatttaaatcGTCATGAACATCTTCATTagcattatcattattgcTGTCAGCTTTTTCTTGctttttcttaatattctttttattcttcttttgtatACTCTTTTTGGATTTAACTTCTATTTGGCTTTCAACATCTGAATTATCATCTAAATCAGgaatatcatcttcactATCACTAATTGTTGGAACAAAATCcaaattcttgaaatttcttttcattttttgatttaacTTATCAACACAATCGCTTAGACCAACGTTTAAAATGAAGGTTTCCTAAAAGcttattcaaatatatgtatatatctATGGACTCGTAGTGTGACAATAAGTACCTTACAGCGGTTAATGCAAGGTATCTAAATTTGAGCTCATCTCATGTAATCTTtagttttatttattttacatttttcaGCTCATCGcataaaatttttcaaactcGTTGGAAATGATATTGGGGGAGCCCTGAAACAAGAACTAAATTCCGTTGCTTAAGCCCTTCTTCtgttaaattattttgcCCTATGCAACACCCGTACATCataattttacaattaCCCTCTTAATTGTTTACGGGTATTTCAATGGAAAGAGCCAATTGGAAGTTAAtcaaatttccaaaaagaaaaaggaattgTGGAAGAAGGCTCcctttaaaaaaataggCTATTATATTGTAAAATTTTAGTAACTCCAgcaatttttcattctttagCGTTAGTCCACTGTTCAAGAAACTTTGCCTGATATATTTAAAGTACTCTCTGTTATGTTTTTTCAAAACCATAAAAATATACGGTGAAGATTATTACAAACTTTTTACATCTATTCTAAGCAAGCTCTCACCAGactaaatataattatttttccataATGTCCGACTTAAAAACTCCAGCTGTTGACACTACAGATACTCCAGTAGATAACACAAAAATTGcacaacaagaagaaaaaccAAAGCCATGTTGTGTTTGTAAACCAGAAAAAGAGGAAAGAGATAAGTGTTTATTGTTCAATACTGATGACTCTGACTCATCACTTTCAAGTtgtgaagaatatattcaaaaatataaagcCTGTATGAAAGGCTACGGATTTGAAGTGTAAGTCTCTCAAAGTCCTCTGTTTACGACTCCTGATATTGATGTTAATCTAATGAAAAccaaaaagaatattgtTTACATAAAAACTTAACGATTCCATGAACATATAGTCACGTCTGCAGTGAAATCTATACTTTTAGAGACGCTATAATCCtgtatttattatataaatgactaatgaataaattaaaattacTGTCACTAATTCGTATATAATGTATATAGGTATATAGCGTTTAATCTATCTTCTTTCATTATCGTACTCAAATCTTCCGGTGAAGGCATCGGCTGCCCAATTCAATAATCTTGTGAAAACTGCAGCATTGGCATTATGATACTTAATAGCATGATCGGAATCTGCAAAGACGTGGACATCAAAATTCCTAACTTCATTTACAGTCAACAAATCCAAGAATTTTAAtgtattttgaaaatgaacatTATCATCACCAGTACCATGCATAACTAAGAATCTTTTAACTTCTTTAAATGGTAGAACATCATGAACACTTGATTTGATATAACCTTCAATATTCTCTTGTGGTGTATGCATATAACGTTCAGTATAAACAGTATCATATAGTCTCCAATCAGTTACAGGTGCTACTGCCATTCcatatttgaaagtttCTCCCCCATCTCTTTCCAAAACTTTTAATGTCAAATAGCCACCGTATGACCatccaaataatgaaatcttTTCTGAGTTAACATATGATTTCGCACTATATTGTTTAGCTGCAGCTATTTGATCGATGGCTTCAAATTCACCAAGGTTATCGCGGACTAACGATCTAAACTTCTTACCTTTAAAACCAGTACCTCTGCCATCAACGACTACTACAATAGCACCTAGCTGTGACGCAACTACCTCATTGAACCCGACAGAAAATGATTCTTGAACTTGTTGAGAGTTAGGTCCACCGTAGGCATAAAAGAATACAGGATAATAATCTTGCAAATCAGGATTGAAACCATTAGGTAGAATTTCAAATGCATTCGCTATAATGttatcaccatcatcatctttacCCAAATTTAAAAGTTTAACTTTCTTTTGTGGGATATCATATTCCGATAAGATTTCCTGtaatttctcatttttctctaaataatataatgtttCACCAATGACATTAccttcaatttcttgatcCCTTTCTTTTGACCTTAAGTCAATGATCTTTTGATATGGTAACCTAGGGCCTCTGTATGTGAGTAAAGCAAATTTTGATCcagatgaaaatgaagcaCTATACACACCACCATTCTTGACATCACTAActtgaataatttcttgTGGATTATTCAATTCCACATAAAATAAATGTCTTTGGGTTGAGGATGATTCAATGGTGGCAATAAAGTAAACACGATTTAATTCAGCATCAAAAGCTAAAGGTCCACTAACCACTTCCCAAGATCCATTAGTCAATACAATAGGTTCATTGGATGTTGCAGGAGAATAATAAACTAGATGATTGAAACCATTAATCggaaaaatatcaatatatcCGTGTTCTGATCTATTATGGGAGCTATCTTTAGGGATAGGCATTGTATTATGTGTAATTTCCCACCAACCACCTTCTGATGGATTTTCTCTAACCATTTCagttttcttcaaatctgcgtcaattaataaaactttcaaaatatctgaAGATCTATCAGATATCTTGGCGATTAAACTTTCATTATTGATCCATTTAACTTCAGTAATTAGCACCGGGGATTCGGCATGCATATGCTGCAAATTCACATCAGTAGGATGACTAGATTGATCGACCAAATTATAAATCCATAAATCGACAGTAGGGTTTGGTGTTCCACTTTTAGGATATTTTATTGGTCTCATCTCAGGGTAAATATCATCAGGATTCTGAACATAATATGGTATTGTAAATTCTTCTACCTTTGTCTCATCGGTCTTGAAAAATGCTAAATAATCTCCTTTAGGTGACCACCATAATGCTCTATCAGTTTCTAGcacttcttcttcataaACCCAATCTGGTTTACCATTGAAAATACGAGAATTACCATCATCTGTAATTGTTGCGGTAATCTTACATTCAGCAACTGAATATAGAtaaatgttattattttgaacaTAGGCAATATCAATGGAATTTGGTGACCATTGTGCAAGTGCAATGTTATCACCTAATTTATGaaatttcttctcttcttctgcGTCTTTATCGTAGATGAAAAATGTACCGAATGAGGAATGTCTCCAATTTTTCTTACTGTTTGTTCTAATCAACagatatttcaaatcagGTGAAGCACTAAAATAATCTACTGTTAGATTTTCACCAGAATAACTGAATTGcttattttctaataaagTTTGGGAATaatctttatcaaatacAGATTTAATAACATAAGAATCGTTAATTGTGGCAACATACAAACCCTTATCATCATGGCTATTGGAATCATCCGAGTTACTGATCCATTGCAAGGAATGGAAGACTGGTTTGAAAGTCTCATTTTTAATGTTTTCATAAAGAATTTTTGATAGTCCATCTTCAGTGACATTTGGATTCggtaatttgaattttctaTGAGGAGGttgatttttcttatcattattgCCGTCATTAGTTAATTTAggtatatttttcaaaagtagAATAGTACCCCAAATGAGTAAGACTAAAATTATGCCTAGTTTTGTCGTTCTATCTAAgaattgttttcttcttgcaAAAGCTGCACCATCACCGCCATCATCTTGTAACAATGGCTCACGTTCGTCCTGATTAACAGACATTATAGCAGAAAGAGAGGTATATCAGAGCAATGGCCCTTCTTTGGTATGGTGGCTATGCTTTTGTTAATTTTGCAAATCTCCCTTCGAAATACGTTTTTGTAATCTATCAGACAACCCTTGGTTCCTTCCAACTTGTAAACTTCGAATTTATGTGTCCGGAGTCCGTCAAGCGAGTTATTTCAGCTAAAATCCAAGTCttgaagaaactgaaaaagGGTGTTTAGAGCAACAGTAAAGGAAATCTATGATGTATAATAAGCCTTTAATTAATATGTTGNNNNNNNNNNNNNNNNNNNNTCAGGGCCCTTTTGTATATGGTTTATACACGCATACAGGGTCTGTGTAACATCATCTAGTTAAAAATGCTTGTACGAATAGTTGGCTTGGAGTGAGTTGAATATAAAACACTAACATAGAGCttttaattaaattctGACACAGAATTTCCCTGGATGACCTTTCCTATTCATATAGTTATCATTTTCGTGGTAAAAAAACGAGATGGACATTAACATGATAAATGAGATATTTTATCAACTACAGGTAATGGTGAGGAATTTTACATGGAGCACGAAGTCATAGTTCTTTACAAACAGCACTATTTAATCCAACTAATTTTGTTCATGCAAATTCTACCAAGTAGGATTGAGGatattttgattctttAGTATTCCTAAGTCCTTCAGTTCAAAGCGAATGAATAACCTCTTTGCAATCCTAATGGAAATATGTCTTTTCTTTGTAACTTAAATAAAAAGGATCAAAACCGTTCTTGAGAACTTAGCTTATGTGGATAGGACCGCTGAGAAATAAACGTcgaattattataaaacCATGAAGCcaatgattttttcaagCGTTCCAAAATATTGTCATATTTCTTGTAAAGAATGTTTGAAAAAGCTTGCTCAAATTTATCTTTCATAATTGCTCAACTTTGGTATTTTATAGAATCCAAAGGAATTGGTAAAAATGGTGAcatgataataacaataatataataagaatatgtaagagatattaaaatatatatgtaagttaatagaaaaaaacaaagaaagaaatcaCATCAAATGAAAGGAGATGTTTTAATTATACTATTTATATGTTTTAATCTAATTCTTCCAGTTTTTCCAGTTTGTTCACTTATTCTTTCACAAAGACTGCCGCCGCTCCCATACCTGTTCCAATACACATACTGACTACACCGACTTGACCcttttccatttcatttAGTAGTGTAGCAATTTGTCTTGTCCCAGTACAACCTAATGGATGGCCCAAGGCTATGGCACCACCATTGGGATTAactttatttaaatcaatatcCAATTTTTTGATACAATACAAAGCTTGAGCAGCAAAAGCTTCATTAATTTCGAAAACGTCAATACTTTCAATCTTCAAATTAATACTTTTCAAAACCTTTGGAATAGCATAAGCAGGTCCAACACCCATAATTTCTGGTGGAACACCGACAGATTGGAAAGCTAAATACCTACCTACGATAGGTAATCCCAATTGCTTTGCCACTGATCTTCTCGTTAAAAGAACGCCAGAGACACCGTCTGACACTTGCGAAGAATTACCGGCATGAGTGGTTCCCTTATCTTTGATGAAGGCGGGCTTAATTTTGCCTAAACTTTCAGCAGTAACATTAGCTCTTGGGCCTTCATCAGTATCAACGACTTTCCCATCGGGTAGACTGATTGGTAcgatttcatttttaaatttaccCTTTGAAATTGCGTCTTCTGCCTTTTGATACGATCTAGCAGCGAATTCATCTTGTTGTTCTCTACCAACTTTAAAATTGGAGGAAACATTCTCATTTGTAATACCCATAGGGATCAAACATTTCTTTGCATCTTTATTaactttcaattcatcagaGACAGTACCCAAGGGATTaatattcatataatttttggTCATTGATTCGACACCTAATGCTAATCCAATATCAATTTGACCCACTTTAATCTTGTTGGCTATATCATTAACTGCAGTCAAACCGGAGGAACATTGCCTATTTAAAGCCATAAATGGTACAGAGTAGGGAATTCCGGAAGCAAGACAAGCAGCTCTATGTTCAGTAGCACCTGCACCATGATTTAAGACGTTACCGCATGTGATTTCGTCGATTAAATCTAGGTGGTTACTTAATGAATCAGGTAATCTTTTAATGAGTTCTAAAAGAAATTGGTATAGCAGGTAATCTGTGTTGACGTCTTTGAAGGAACCTTTGAACCCCTTTGCAATGGCTGATCTGTAAGCAGAGACGATGACTATATCATCTGGTCTTGTTTCCGTTAGTAATGATGAGTCATCGTTTCCTCCTAAGAGATGAGATTTAATGGATTGCAATCTTTCTGACATTGGTAAGTGTTTCTATAGTTAATTCAATGTATATCTGTTTAGAGTATATggtataatatatacagCAATAGAGGAAGAGGGAAAgtattattgaatgaaatgCAAAAAGAAGGAATCAATGAATCAGAACTGTCCCTTTATATAGGTAACCTTGTCGCAACTAATACAATACCCCATCTAATCTATCTATTCAGATTTGGAGATTAGTAACTTCCAGTAGCCAGGCGCCCTGTATCATATAGACTACATACTAGAACTGCATTGTAATTGCAATACATTGGGAACGTTATaatgtgtgtgtgtgtgtgtacGCCGTTCAACTGGCCCCCACACGGAGTTAACTCCTGTTTAGCCGGTCACCACATCTCATCATGCCGCGGAGTCCAGATTTACGTTACTCGTATCTTAACATACGGATACTTTTAGTTCGTTTGATGGGTGACACAATTACATTTAATATACTTGGTATATAAAGTAAAGAATCGATGAAGTATTCATTGGAATATGTTCTTAATTAGTtatgatatatattgtcTTATATGTTTATAACAATGTGCTATCAGTGGTGTTGACATAGGTTTGTTTTACAGAGAGAGGTAAATCAAATCCTATATccattttttgaagattgCCCAACACCTCACCAAATGTTGGGATAACACCCTTTTTGTCTTCCAGgtgtttgttgttttccTCCCAAACTTCCTCAAATATAGTCTTCAACTCCCCCTCGTATTCTGCCAACTCATTAAGCCCCACTGACTCGTCTTTCCAATGGAGCTGCCCGTTAAGAGTGCCAGTGCGAGCGGACACacataatattgaaattgataaagcTGTTATTAGTTTCATCATTGCTGTTCTATACTTTAgtaattgattatttattgcttctatttcttttgcCTGGAATGGAAAAATAGTAACCTTTTGATAAAAGAAgcgaaaaagaaattaaaaaatgaaaaagaaagagagaaagaaagttgaagaaaatgaaaaatgtataatttattcattgCAATTTATATCGCaagatattttcattttttcagttttgtatttcttttttggaaaatacaTCGTCCCACCTTTTACGATAATGCTATGAACCCAACCATTTCCATAAATagttaaatattttttgtattttaaTTATTGTGCTTTGTAGTTGTTATGGGTTTTCATATTGCCTGTGCAGTCATATATAGTTTGTGTCATATATAGTTTGAATCTGTTTGGCCGTCACTGAAAGCGGGTCATCTTATATCCAGGTGCTGCATGCTAGTGTTTTCTACGTTGTTCTGTTGTATCACCGTTAAGATAAAGCGTGGAACATTTAACAGACCTAAAAAACGCTGGAATTCCAGCTTTCTACCTCTTGAGAGACAGTAAATCAAGTTTATTCTACGATTTTCTTTCAGAAAACAACTTAATGAAGATCATTCCTAAAATTAATACCAGTTTTAATCAGCAATGTGTATCAATATTACCAAGGTTTATTCGTGCTATGCTAAAGAATTTTATGAAATTTACGATAAGTATTTTGAAGTACGAAACCATAAATAGCTTCATAAATGTTCCATCGAGATAACTGGGGGCTGTAAATCTATGACACTAACATGACGAACAAGTCCTAGGTACTCTGAAGCATTAATGGAACAAAAAATGAGTCTTCCAAActtgtaaataaaaacttGGTATCCGATGAACTACATtttatagtatatatattctttacaaGATGTAGACAGTGGCCATGTTTTGTGTAGATTCTATCATTAAAGTCCGTCTGTGGCTTTACGTGCAGAATTTTACTAGACCCCTATTTCCTGTAACTGTTGTTTGAGTAAGGGTTAAAATTGTTCAACAGATTATagtaaatataaagaaaattgtGGTTTGGGTCAAATATACATTTTAGGAGGAAAAGAAAGCGATAAtagaattttcttttaatatttctcGGCCCCCTGTCCCAGTGTTTCCCAACCTTATAGGgtttttgaagaaaattaaaaataagtGAAAACACATTAACAGAATGCATGGGCGGGCTACTTCAAGCACCGAAGGTCAGGCCCATATGAAAAGGATGTTTTTTCGGTGGCAAAAActatcaaaaattaataaattattaacaaaagaacaaaacTTACATAAGAAAAAAGTTAGAAACgttttaattgattttattttcaagcTGAAAAGTAAAGATATACCAACCAAAGCACAGGAGAAAATATGACTAACAAGATCGGAGAAGTTGATGAGAGTCTTTACTCTCGTCAATTATATGTCTTAGGTAAAGAGGCCATGTTAAAAATGCAACTTTCTAACGTCTTAATTATAGGATTGAAAGGGTTAGGTATAGAAATTGCTAAGAATGTTACTTTAGCTGGTGTTAAATCTTTAACCATTTATGATCCAGCTTTAGTAGCCATTGAAGATTTATCATCGCAATTTTTCCTAACTGAATCAGACGTTGGAAAACCAAGAGATCAAGCGTCTAAAGCTAAATTGGCAGAATTAAATTCTTACGTCCCAATCAATATTCTACAATCAatagataatgaagaatctTTAAAAGAGTTTCAAGTCATTGTTGCCACTGATACGGTGAATTTAGAAGATAAAgttaaattgaatgaattttgCCATCCCCTAggaattaaattcatttccACAGAAACAAGAGGGTTGTTTGGTAATGTATTCACTGATTTTGGTGATGAATTCACAATCTTGGACCCAACTGGTGAAGAACCACGTACGGGTATGGTCTCTGATATCGAATCTGATGGAACCGTTACTATGTTGGACGATAATAGACATGGGCTAGAAGATGGTAATTATGTTAAATTCTCTGAAGTACAAGGtttagaaaaattgaacGATGGCTCGTTATTTAAGGTTGAAGTGCTAGGCCCTTTCGCTTTTAAGATTGGCTCTGTAGCTGAATTTGGCCAATATAAAAAGGGCGGTATTTTCACTGAAGTTAAAGTTCCACAAAAAACTTCTTTCAAGACTTTACAACAATCCTTGGATGATCCAGAATTTGTATTTGCAGATTACGCCAAATTTGATAGAACTCCACAATTACATCTGGGTTTCCAGGCCTTACATCAATTCGCTGTTAGGCACCAAGGCCAGTTACCTAGACCAAtgaatgaagaagatgcaAATGAACTAGTTAAATTAGTCACAGATCTATCTGCTCAAGAGCCAAGTATCTTAGGCGGCGCAGATGCTGAAATAAACGATAAATTAATCAAAGAATTAGCTTATCAGGCAAGAGGTGATATTCCAGGTATCATTGCATTTTTTGGTGGGTTAGTTGCACAAGAAGTATTGAAAGCTTGTTCTGGTAAATTTTCTCCATTGAAACAATTCATGTATTTTGACTCTTTAGAATCTCTACCAGATCCAAAAGAATTCCCAAGAACAGAAGAAACCACAAAACCTTTAAATTCTCGTTATGACAATCAAATTGCTGTTTTCGGTATTGATTTCCAAAAGAAGGTTGCCAATTCTAAAGTTTTTCTTGTTGGCTCAGGAGCCATCGGTTGTGAAATGCTTAAAAATTGGGCTCTTATGGGTCTTGGCTCGGGATTAGAAGGTCATATTGTGGTAACCGATAATGattctattgaaaaatcgAACTTGAATCGTCAATTTTTGTTCAGACCTAAAGATGTGGGTAGAAACAAATCTGAAGTTGCTGCAGACGCAGTTGTTGCAATGAATCCAGATTTACTAAATAAAGTTGAACCAAAGATTGATAAAGTTGGACCTGAAACAGAAAACATCTTCAATGATTCATTCTGGCAAAATCTAGACTTTGTTACAAACGCATTAGATAATGTTGATGCCCGTACGTATGTTGATCGTCGTTGTGTCTTCTATAGAAAACCCCTTTTAGAATCTGGTACTTTAGGTACTAAAGGTAATACGCAAGTTGTTATTCCTGGTTTAACAGAGtcttattcttcttcaagaGATCCACCGGAAAAATCTATCCCACTTTGTACTCTACGTTCATTCccaaataaaattgatcaTACTATCGCATGGGCTAAATCATTATTCCAAGGTTATTTTGCTGATTCTGCTGAAAATGCTAATGTATATCTGTCGCAACCAAACTTCATTGAACAATCAATGAAACAAAGTGGTGATGTTAAAGGAACTTTGGAATCAATTGCtgattctttgaataatagACCCTCTAATTTCGATGATTGTATTCAATGGGCGAGATTAGAgtttgaaaagaaattcaatCATGATATTAAgcaattattatataatttccCTAAGGATGCTAAGACATCAAATGGTGAACCATTTTGGTCAGGTGCTAAACGCGCACCAACTCCATTGgaatttgatattgataatgatgatcatttccattttgTCGTCGGTGCTGCCAATCTACGTGCATTCAACTATGGACTACCTGATGAAGGCACCAACCCAGATGTCGAACATTATAAAGAGGTCATATCTTCCATGATAATTCCGGATTTCACACCAAATGCTAATTTGAAGATTCAagttaatgatgaagatcCAGATCCAAACGCTAATAATGATGTTGGTGACGAATTGGACATGTTAGCTTCTTCACTCCCTAAACCTTCTACTTTAACTGGATTTTCAATGAAGCCtgttgaatttgaaaaagatgatgataccAATCATcatattgaattcattacAGCCTGTTCTAATTGTAGGGCTCAAAACTATTTCATTGAAGTTGCCGACCGTCAGAAGACTAAATTTATTGCAGGTCGTATTATTCCAGCAATTGCCACAACAACATCGCTAGTTACCGGATTAGTTAACTTAGAACTTTATAAGGTCGTTTATGGTTGCGAAGATATTGAACAATATAAAAACGGGTTTGTCAATTTAGCGTTACCATTTTTCGGATTTTCTGAACCTATTGCATCACCAAAAGCCAAATATAATGATGTTACTTACGACAAGATTTGGGATAGATTTGATATACAAGGAGACATTCGATTGAGTGATTTAATAGCgcattttgaaaaaaagg from Naumovozyma dairenensis CBS 421 chromosome 3, complete genome includes these protein-coding regions:
- the DAP2 gene encoding dipeptidyl aminopeptidase (similar to Saccharomyces cerevisiae DAP2 (YHR028C); ancestral locus Anc_5.272) produces the protein MSVNQDEREPLLQDDGGDGAAFARRKQFLDRTTKLGIILVLLIWGTILLLKNIPKLTNDGNNDKKNQPPHRKFKLPNPNVTEDGLSKILYENIKNETFKPVFHSLQWISNSDDSNSHDDKGLYVATINDSYVIKSVFDKDYSQTLLENKQFSYSGENLTVDYFSASPDLKYLLIRTNSKKNWRHSSFGTFFIYDKDAEEEKKFHKLGDNIALAQWSPNSIDIAYVQNNNIYLYSVAECKITATITDDGNSRIFNGKPDWVYEEEVLETDRALWWSPKGDYLAFFKTDETKVEEFTIPYYVQNPDDIYPEMRPIKYPKSGTPNPTVDLWIYNLVDQSSHPTDVNLQHMHAESPVLITEVKWINNESLIAKISDRSSDILKVLLIDADLKKTEMVRENPSEGGWWEITHNTMPIPKDSSHNRSEHGYIDIFPINGFNHLVYYSPATSNEPIVLTNGSWEVVSGPLAFDAELNRVYFIATIESSSTQRHLFYVELNNPQEIIQVSDVKNGGVYSASFSSGSKFALLTYRGPRLPYQKIIDLRSKERDQEIEGNVIGETLYYLEKNEKLQEILSEYDIPQKKVKLLNLGKDDDGDNIIANAFEILPNGFNPDLQDYYPVFFYAYGGPNSQQVQESFSVGFNEVVASQLGAIVVVVDGRGTGFKGKKFRSLVRDNLGEFEAIDQIAAAKQYSAKSYVNSEKISLFGWSYGGYLTLKVLERDGGETFKYGMAVAPVTDWRLYDTVYTERYMHTPQENIEGYIKSSVHDVLPFKEVKRFLVMHGTGDDNVHFQNTLKFLDLLTVNEVRNFDVHVFADSDHAIKYHNANAAVFTRLLNWAADAFTGRFEYDNERR
- the COX17 gene encoding copper metallochaperone COX17 (similar to Saccharomyces cerevisiae COX17 (YLL009C); ancestral locus Anc_5.205), whose product is MSDLKTPAVDTTDTPVDNTKIAQQEEKPKPCCVCKPEKEERDKCLLFNTDDSDSSLSSCEEYIQKYKACMKGYGFEV
- the DRS1 gene encoding putative ATP-dependent RNA helicase (similar to Saccharomyces cerevisiae DRS1 (YLL008W); ancestral locus Anc_5.208), with product MKRNFKNLDFVPTISDSEDDIPDLDDNSDVESQIEVKSKKSIQKKNKKNIKKKQEKADSNNDNANEDVHDDLNENFQFNLDNDDEFAKNANLQSWDFMSNGDNNGDEPIRKDVDLEKIIRRKGGLIKLARVEGDDEDDEEEEGEEIKDVDENSEKQPEYDEDEGEDELAMDGFGMGAKKIKEDQYDEEDEDEDDNDDDQEERESSDEDNSIHNDEEEKEEGEDEDTAEEVAKFYAPEAEGDDAKKQTHTSFNTLSLSRPVLKGLANLGYNKPSPIQSATIPIALLGKDIIAGAVTGSGKTAAFMIPIIERLLFKPAKVSSTRVIVLTPTRELAIQIADVAKKIGKFVNGLTFGLAVGGLNLRQQEQILKQRPDIVIATPGRFIDHVRNSASFNVDSVEILVMDEADRMLEEGFQEELNEIMQLLPTKRQTMLFSATMNSKIKQLINLSLKKPVRIMINPPKQAASKLTQEFVRIRTRDHLKPALLFNLIKKLDEYSQKRMVVFVARKETAHKLRIILGLLGMNVAELHGSLTQEQRLESVTKFKSLEIPVLICTDLASRGLDIPKIEVVINYDMPKSYDIYLHRVGRTARAGREGRSVSLVGESSNERSIVRDAIKSVEDVSKIKNDGSRALGRQVNWNQVEEINKLVENMAGTVEDVLEEEKQEKEILRAEMQIRKGENLLKHRAEIQARPRRTWFQSETEKKNAKIFGVLAKNKKEVNSKKRKRQEAMEDAPSNRMYKKTQKDRVDDQERTFRKQKKSDGKKKFKKGKK
- the POT1 gene encoding acetyl-CoA C-acyltransferase: MSERLQSIKSHLLGGNDDSSLLTETRPDDIVIVSAYRSAIAKGFKGSFKDVNTDYLLYQFLLELIKRLPDSLSNHLDLIDEITCGNVLNHGAGATEHRAACLASGIPYSVPFMALNRQCSSGLTAVNDIANKIKVGQIDIGLALGVESMTKNYMNINPLGTVSDELKVNKDAKKCLIPMGITNENVSSNFKVGREQQDEFAARSYQKAEDAISKGKFKNEIVPISLPDGKVVDTDEGPRANVTAESLGKIKPAFIKDKGTTHAGNSSQVSDGVSGVLLTRRSVAKQLGLPIVGRYLAFQSVGVPPEIMGVGPAYAIPKVLKSINLKIESIDVFEINEAFAAQALYCIKKLDIDLNKVNPNGGAIALGHPLGCTGTRQIATLLNEMEKGQVGVVSMCIGTGMGAAAVFVKE